A genomic region of Arachis stenosperma cultivar V10309 chromosome 9, arast.V10309.gnm1.PFL2, whole genome shotgun sequence contains the following coding sequences:
- the LOC130948587 gene encoding lysine-specific demethylase ELF6 — protein sequence MGNVEIPNWLKVLPLAPEFRPTDTEFADPIAYISKIEKEASNYGICKIIPPLPKPSKKYVFSNLNKSLLKASELGPESDSLGCCNSSRTDSRDVGSNDRLLRAVFTTRQQELGQNVKKTSKGNVQNPLPGGQKQVWQSGEVYTLDQFESKSKSFAKSVLATVKEVSPLVIEAMFWKATSEKPIYIEYANDVPGSAFGESQGQFLYSHRRRRKRTYYKSRPHSSDSKQTEMDGIGDTQIDENKGASAKTHAEQCVQSQTASTVTLASNEVSQSSREKVSDAADDDMEGTAGWKLSNSPWNLQVIARSSGSLTRFMPDDIPGVTSPMVYIGMLFSWFAWHVEDHELHSLNFLHTGSAKTWYAVPGEYAFAFEEVIRSKAYGSSVDHLAALKLLGEKTTLISPEVVVASGIPCCRLIQNPGEFVVTFPRAYHVGFSHGFNCGEAANFGTPQWLIVAKEAAVRRAAMNYLPMLSHQQLLYLLTMSFISRVPRTLLPGVRSSRLRDRQKEEREFLVKKAFIEDMLQENKLLSILLGKEATKQAVLWNAELLLGSSKDCSLPEVSAAETAMVDMPNTSLGDKIGHSLIDEMSLYMENLNGLYLDCDDLPSHFQTDSGALACVGCGILGFPFMTVVQPSEKWMETLPVQDCTLNSTAHSSVSGNDSVSELPAAKESPDQSFGCTNCWNMANKFLRPRIFCLEHAVQIVEMLQCKGGANVLIICHSDYEKIKAHARAVAEETHIAFDYNDVPLDTASPENLTLIDLAIDGEEYDECEDWTSNLGINLHHCVNARNKSPSKQAIWTLALGMLFSDKGPGSQFIAINWQSRRARSKRLHHLAPTKPKPSIAIQKREDDELEGRIDDSIARKKLIQYSRRKFKSNQNSYSGSSIVHELQEKSKIVSADSSGDQYKCGSKGELDADNFKSDCALPNASASIAVSPVDHEIQGTEFPNSISLNADTSQTSNSSPGHCFVNENVETEIENHTVQDLGIDGEKDDQSKNHHDTGVLETSGKEELGCQDNKYSRSLVNSTDRNVDVDCKCDSLDLDEELHRENPSACKSNNEEAASSSVLLANQPILASIDDALTELASESAKQCKVQDNNTIYEEPVSSNVARGNTRSEAILELGCSEVAVETCSQEENELKIQPNNRINEEDNSSPKTPLKEDINGSEDKLSQDMMTEQESCKLSNPVPRSNARKKRKTELDQITENQFSCNNFIRSPCEGLRPRATKIAPEKSEEDADQDDKENPKARRDRKPSEVPAAHKNKKDDVEKPHRCDLDGCSMSFMTKGELQLHRRNLCPHKGCGKKFSSHKYALLHQRVHDDKRPLKCPWKGCTMSFKWAWARTEHIRVHTGEKPYKCKVEGCGLSFRFVSDFSRHRRKTGHYVKSD from the exons ATGGGTAATGTTGAAATCCCCAATTGGCTCAAAGTGTTGCCACTGGCACCTGAATTTCGACCTACTGATACTGAATTCGCCGACCCGATTGCTTATATTTCAAAGATTGAGAAGGAAGCTAGCAACTATGGGATATGTAAGATTATACCACCATTGCCCAAGCCTTCAAAAAAATACGTTTTTTCTAATTTGAATAAGTCCCTCTTGAAGGCCTCTGAATTAGGTCCAGAGAGCGATTCTCTAGGTTGTTGTAATTCTTCGAGAACGGATTCTAGGGATGTTGGTAGTAATGATAGGTTGTTGAGGGCTGTCTTTACTACAAGGCAGCAAGAGCTAGGGCAGAATGTGAAGAAAACCAGCAAAGGGAATGTTCAGAATCCACTGCCAGGTGGTCAAAAACAAGTGTGGCAGAGTGGGGAAGTCTATACACTTGATCAGTTTGAGTCGAAATCGAAGTCCTTCGCTAAAAGTGTGCTGGCTACGGTGAAGGAAGTTTCTCCACTGGTTATAGAGGCTATGTTTTGGAAGGCAACATCAGAGAAGCCTATATATATTGAATATGCCAATGATGTGCCTGGGTCTGCTTTTGGGGAATCACAGGGTCAATTTCTTTATAGTCATAGAAGACGAAGAAAAAGGACTTATTATAAGAGTAGGCCACATAGCTCTGATTCTAAACAAACTGAAATGGATGGCATAGGAGATACCCAAATTGATGAGAATAAGGGTGCTTCTGCCAAAACTCATGCAGAACAATGTGTACAGTCCCAAACAGCTAGTACTGTGACACTTGCATCAAACGAAGTTTCACAATCTTCTAGGGAAAAGGTTTCAGATGCTGCTGATGATGATATGGAAGGCACTGCTGGTTGGAAGCTTTCAAacagtccatggaacttgcaagtTATTGCACGCTCATCTGGCTCGCTAACACGTTTCATGCCCGATGATATTCCTGGTGTTACTTCACCTATGGTATACATTGGTATGCTGTTCAGTTGGTTTGCTTGGCATGTGGAGGATCATGAGCTTCACAGCTTGAATTTCCTTCACACTGGCTCTGCAAAGACTTGGTATGCTGTTCCTGGAGAATATGCCTTTGCTTTTGAGGAGGTCATCCGCTCTAAGGCATATGGTAGTAGTGTTGATCATTTAG CTGCTTTGAAACTTTTAGGTGAGAAAACAACTCTTATATCACCTGAAGTAGTTGTTGCATCTGGGATTCCTTGTTGCAG GTTAATACAGAATCCTGGTGAATTTGTTGTGACTTTTCCAAGGGCTTACCATGTTGGATTCAGCCATG GTTTTAACTGTGGGGAGGCTGCTAACTTTGGAACTCCGCAGTGGCTTATCGTAGCTAAGGAAGCTGCTGTGCGTAGAGCTGCTATGAATTATCTTCCAATGCTCTCGCATCAGCAACTGCTTTACTTGCTGACCATGTCTTTTATTTCTAG GGTACCAAGAACATTATTACCTGGTGTGCGTAGTTCTCGTCTAAGAGACCGTCAGAAGGAAGAAAGAGAGTTTTTAGTAAAGAAGGCTTTTATAGAAGATATGCTGCAGGAAAACAAACTTCTATCCATtcttcttggaaaagaagcaaCTAAACAAGCTGTTTTATGGAATGCCGAGTTACTACTAGGTTCTAGCAAAGATTGTTCATTACCTGAAGTTTCTGCTGCTGAAACGGCCATGGTGGACATGCCAAATACTAGTTTGGGAGATAAGATTGGTCATAGTCTGATTGACGAGATGAGTTTGTATATGGAGAATCTGAATGGTCTATATCTTGATTGTGATGATCTTCCATCTCACTTCCAAACTGATTCAGGGGCATTGGCTTGTGTGGGCTGTGGAATCCTTGGTTTTCCATTTATGACTGTGGTACAACCATCTGAGAAATGGATGGAAACTCTTCCTGTTCAAGATTGCACTCTCAACTCTACTGCTCATAGCTCAGTCTCTG GTAATGACTCTGTTTCTGAACTTCCTGCTGCAAAGGAGTCACCAGATCAATCATTTGGTTGTACTAATTGCTGGAACATGGCTAATAAATTTTTGAGGCCTCGGATTTTCTGCCTGGAACATGCAGTTCAGATAGTGGAGATGTTGCAGTGCAAAGGCGGAGCCAATGTGCTTATTATATGCCATTCAG ACTATGAGAAGATAAAGGCACATGCCAGGGCAGTTGCAGAAGAGACACACATTGCATTTGATTATAACGATGTTCCATTAGATACTGCATCCCCAGAAAATTTGACTCTCATTGACCTGGCAATTGATGGTGAGGAATATGATGAATGCGAAGACTGGACATCTAACTTGGGAATTAATCTGCACCATTGTGTTAATGCAAGAAATAAGTCTCCATCTAAACAAGCTATTTGGACCCTGGCATTGGGCATGCTGTTCTCTGATAAAGGTCCTGGTTCACAATTTATAGCTATAAATTGGCAGTCTCGAAGAGCTCGCTCCAAAAGATTACATCATCTAGCTCCAACGAAACCTAAACCCAGTATTGCCATTCAGAAAAGGGAAGATGATGAGTTGGAGGGAAGAATAGATGATTCTATTGCCAGAAAGAAGTTAATTCAATATTCAAGAAGGAAGTTCAAGTCCAACCAAAATTCTTATTCTGGATCAAGCATTGTCCATGAATTGCAAGAGAAGTCCAAGATTGTGTCGGCTGATTCGAGTGGGGATCAATATAAATGTGGTTCTAAAGGGGAGCTTGATGCTGATAATTTCAAAAGCGATTGTGCTTTGCCAAATGCATCTGCTTCCATTGCAGTGTCTCCAGTGGATCATGAAATTCAGGGTACTGAATTTCCCAATAGCATTAGCTTGAACGCTGATACCTCACAAACTTCTAATTCCTCTCCAGGTCATTGTTTCGTGAATGAAAATGTTGAAACTGAGATTGAGAATCACACCGTGCAGGATTTAGGAATAGATGGAGAAAAAGATGATCAATCTAAGAATCATCATGATACTGGTGTTTTGGAAACGAGTGGCAAGGAGGAGCTTGGGTGTCAGGACAATAAATATTCTAGATCACTTGTGAATTCGACGGACAGAAATGTCGACGTTGATTGTAAATGTGATAGCTTGGATTTGGATGAAGAATTGCATCGAGAGAATCCATCTGCCTGCAAAAGCAACAATGAAGAAGCTGCTTCATCTAGTGTCTTATTGGCAAATCAACCTATACTTGCCTCTATAGATGACGCATTAACTGAATTGGCTTCGGAGTCTGCAAAGCAGTGCAAGGTCCAAGATAATAATACAATTTACGAGGAACCTGTTTCTAGTAATGTTGCAAGAGGCAATACTAGAAGTGAAGCCATCTTGGAGTTAGGATGTTCTGAAGTTGCAGTAGAAACTTGTTCTCAAGAAGAAAATGAATTGAAAATCCAGCCAAATAATAGAATTAATGAGGAAGATAACTCAAGTCCCAAGACACCATTAAAGGAAGATATTAATGGAAGTGAAGATAAATTGTCACAAGATATGATGACAGAGCAGGAAAGCTGTAAGTTGAGTAATCCGGTTCCCAGATCAAATGCtcggaagaaaagaaagacgGAACTGGACCAGATAACAGAGAATCAATTCAGCTGCAACAACTTTATTCGAAGTCCGTGTGAAGGTCTGAGGCCAAGAGCTACAAAGATTGCCCCTGAGAAAAGTGAGGAAGATGCCGACCAAGATGACAAGGAGAATCCGAAGGCTAGAAGGGACCGGAAACCTTCCGAAGTTCCAGCTGCACACAAGAACAAAAAAGACGATGTTGAAAAGCCCCACAGGTGTGACCTTGATGGTTGCAGTATGAGTTTCATGACAAAGGGTGAGTTACAGTTGCACAGGCGTAACCTTTGCCCGCACAAAGGGTGTGGCAAGAAGTTCAGCTCCCACAAATATGCTCTCCTTCATCAGCGTGTTCATGATGACAAGAGGCCCCTCAAGTGCCCATGGAAAGGTTGTACCATGTCATTCAAGTGGGCATGGGCAAGGACGGAGCACATACGGGTGCACACTGGGGAGAAGCCCTATAAATGCAAGGTCGAGGGGTGCGGCCTTTCTTTCAGGTTTGTATCGGATTTTAGCCGGCACAGGAGGAAAACAGGTCACTACGTGAAATCTGAttga